In Devosia sp. XK-2, one DNA window encodes the following:
- a CDS encoding bifunctional riboflavin kinase/FAD synthetase: protein MTFTRLSSLDDLPDHLRGACVAIGNFDGMHRGHQSIIAALRARAEAAGVPALMLTFEPHPRDVFAPAPFMFRLTQGDAKARLGEAMGLDGIIILPFDRAFSQNEAEVFVERMLVEQLGVRSVTVGADFHFGRQRRGTPAFLRAAGERLGFDVEILDLMDEGDEPISSSRIRAALSEGAVTAANRLLGYHWFFEGCVVKGDQRGRELGFPTANTMTPTGFQLAQGVYAVRARLGGRLLDGVAAYGKPMFDNQRPPFETHLFEFDEDIYGQTLEVALLGHIRGQEVFSGLDELIAAMDRDRTKARAMLADAQPISSLDRALGFFG, encoded by the coding sequence TTGACCTTCACTCGCCTCTCCAGCCTCGATGACCTTCCGGACCATCTGCGCGGCGCCTGCGTGGCGATCGGCAATTTCGATGGCATGCATCGCGGCCATCAGTCGATCATTGCCGCCCTGCGCGCCCGTGCCGAGGCGGCCGGTGTCCCCGCCCTGATGCTGACCTTCGAACCGCATCCGCGCGATGTCTTCGCGCCGGCTCCGTTCATGTTCCGCCTCACCCAGGGCGATGCCAAGGCGCGCCTGGGCGAGGCCATGGGCCTCGATGGCATCATCATTCTGCCCTTCGACCGCGCCTTTTCACAGAACGAGGCGGAAGTCTTCGTCGAACGCATGCTGGTCGAGCAGCTCGGTGTACGCAGTGTCACCGTCGGTGCCGATTTCCACTTCGGCCGCCAGCGGCGCGGCACGCCGGCTTTTCTGCGGGCCGCTGGTGAGCGCCTTGGCTTCGATGTCGAAATTCTTGATCTGATGGACGAGGGCGACGAGCCCATCTCCTCATCGCGCATTCGCGCCGCCCTCAGCGAAGGCGCGGTTACGGCAGCCAACCGGCTTCTGGGCTATCACTGGTTCTTTGAAGGTTGCGTGGTCAAAGGCGACCAGCGGGGCAGGGAACTTGGCTTTCCCACCGCCAATACCATGACGCCCACCGGCTTCCAGCTCGCCCAGGGCGTCTATGCGGTGCGGGCTCGGCTGGGGGGTCGTCTGCTCGATGGCGTCGCCGCCTATGGCAAGCCAATGTTCGACAATCAGCGTCCGCCTTTTGAAACGCATCTGTTCGAGTTCGACGAGGACATTTATGGCCAGACCCTTGAGGTGGCCCTGCTTGGCCATATCCGCGGTCAGGAAGTGTTTTCAGGCCTCGACGAGCTGATCGCTGCCATGGATCGGGACCGCACAAAGGCCCGGGCCATGTTGGCTGACGCGCAGCCAATCAGTTCGCTCGATCGTGCCCTGGGCTTTTTCGGCTAG
- a CDS encoding TIGR01459 family HAD-type hydrolase gives MTAPLPTISGLSDLSGRYDAVLSDVWGVVHNGVSAFPEAVEALRTFRQGGGRVVLITNAPRPSAPIIAMLDRLGVPRDAYDAIVSSGDATRAMIEKYRGKPIHHVGPPTEDDALYEGLDVRRTGAEEAEVVVVTDLDTDDDTPEMYRDRARLWLSRKLPMICANPDRVVEHGDKIIYCGGALGDLYSAMGGMVHMAGKPYPPIYEQAFALAEEAAGHSLDKSRVLAIGDSVRTDAAGAAQFGVDLLFVTGSIHAAELDAFGKPDPQAIADLVAPSRARVAGYLPRLSW, from the coding sequence ATGACTGCGCCCTTGCCGACCATATCCGGCCTTTCAGATCTTTCCGGCCGCTATGATGCCGTGTTGAGCGATGTCTGGGGCGTCGTTCACAATGGTGTTTCGGCTTTTCCCGAAGCCGTCGAGGCCCTGCGGACGTTCCGGCAGGGCGGGGGCAGGGTGGTCCTGATCACCAATGCGCCGCGGCCCTCCGCGCCCATCATTGCCATGCTCGACCGCCTTGGGGTCCCGCGCGACGCCTATGACGCTATCGTGTCCTCGGGCGATGCGACCCGCGCCATGATCGAGAAATATCGGGGCAAGCCCATCCATCATGTTGGCCCGCCGACCGAAGACGATGCTCTTTACGAAGGTCTTGATGTGCGCCGCACCGGCGCGGAGGAAGCCGAGGTCGTGGTGGTGACCGATCTCGATACCGATGACGACACCCCAGAAATGTATCGCGACCGCGCCAGGCTCTGGTTGTCGCGAAAGCTGCCCATGATTTGCGCCAATCCCGATCGTGTGGTCGAACATGGCGACAAGATCATCTATTGCGGCGGCGCCCTGGGCGATCTCTATTCGGCCATGGGCGGCATGGTGCACATGGCCGGCAAGCCCTATCCCCCAATATATGAGCAGGCCTTCGCCCTGGCCGAGGAGGCTGCCGGCCACAGTCTCGACAAGTCGCGGGTCCTGGCCATTGGCGACAGCGTGCGGACCGATGCCGCCGGCGCGGCCCAATTCGGTGTCGATCTGCTGTTCGTCACCGGCTCCATCCATGCCGCCGAACTCGACGCATTCGGCAAGCCCGACCCGCAGGCAATCGCCGATCTGGTCGCCCCGAGCCGGGCGCGCGTCGCCGGCTACCTGCCGCGGCTCTCGTGGTAA
- a CDS encoding methyl-accepting chemotaxis protein, with translation MKLSLRLPILVVGIAVATGAGLGLAAYFSGDAIVTSQAEQRLNSAADNATAALDAYLSEVRQDLTLFAGRKDVAAAIYSFTGAVHSLKNQGDPAELLQNAYVANNPHPEGERLLLDTSDKLSVYDQIHRGQHNEFRNLLQTRGYYDIYLFDLSGQNVYSVQKETDFGTSFAENGGPWADTDLGKVVRAAMAGNPGDVFLTDFAPYGPAGNAPASFIAAPVYDQGLQAGVLAYQMPLGRISEVLSRTKGLGASGQVYLVGQDGLARNDPPETDVDEALNLTVSGPAITAALAGEEGIGILPDFNGASHVASARPLSFGGSDWAVVALENTAEILAPSAGLRNTMLVIGAVLLALSTLLSVLIARTITRPIGRLTSAMTDIAGNDLDKAVPGLERADELGDMAQAVEVFRQNGQRIAQLRASEDSMNEERADQARRMQALQADIDRVVGAAIEGDFTLRAETALSDPDLERLAGNINELLATVDRGIGETGEVLSALARADLSLRVTGEYKGAFDKLKTDTNGVAEQLGEIIVQLRETSGALRTATGEILSGANDLSERTTRQAATIEETSATMEQLRDTVAQNAVEAANASKQAQTVSADAEASGSVMGEANQAMGRITASSEKISNIIGLIDDIAFQTNLLALNASVEAARAGEAGKGFAVVAVEVRRLAQNAAEASSEVKVLIEQSANEVQGGSKLVAQAAERLIAVQSGISANARLLEGMARASRDQASAIEEVNVAVRQLDEMTQHNAALVEETNAAIEQTEAQASELDRVIGSFTLSEASAAHKAGVEPAETGARALLGGLKRAVNGLGRR, from the coding sequence TTGAAACTTTCGCTCCGTCTGCCCATTCTGGTGGTTGGCATTGCGGTGGCAACCGGCGCCGGCCTGGGGCTCGCGGCCTATTTCAGCGGCGATGCCATCGTCACCAGCCAGGCCGAGCAGAGGCTGAACTCGGCGGCGGATAATGCGACCGCGGCGCTGGATGCCTATCTCTCGGAAGTACGGCAGGACCTGACGCTGTTTGCGGGCCGCAAGGACGTGGCCGCGGCGATCTATTCGTTTACCGGGGCGGTGCATTCGCTCAAGAACCAGGGCGATCCTGCAGAGCTGTTGCAGAACGCCTATGTGGCGAACAATCCGCACCCCGAAGGCGAGCGGCTGCTGCTGGACACATCCGACAAGCTTTCGGTCTATGACCAGATCCACCGGGGCCAGCATAACGAGTTCCGCAATCTGCTGCAGACACGCGGCTATTACGACATTTACCTGTTCGACCTCAGCGGGCAAAATGTCTATTCGGTGCAGAAGGAAACCGATTTCGGCACCAGCTTTGCGGAAAATGGCGGGCCCTGGGCCGACACCGATCTGGGCAAGGTGGTGCGCGCGGCAATGGCGGGCAATCCGGGCGATGTGTTCCTGACCGATTTTGCGCCCTATGGCCCGGCCGGCAATGCGCCGGCCAGCTTTATTGCAGCGCCGGTTTACGACCAGGGCCTGCAGGCTGGGGTCTTGGCCTATCAGATGCCGCTGGGCCGCATCAGCGAAGTGCTGAGCCGCACCAAGGGACTGGGCGCAAGCGGCCAGGTTTACCTGGTGGGGCAGGACGGGCTGGCGCGCAACGATCCGCCGGAGACCGATGTCGATGAAGCGCTGAACCTGACGGTGAGCGGTCCGGCGATCACGGCGGCGCTGGCGGGGGAAGAGGGTATTGGCATCCTGCCCGATTTCAACGGCGCATCGCATGTGGCCTCGGCGCGCCCATTGTCGTTCGGTGGATCGGACTGGGCGGTTGTAGCGCTTGAAAACACTGCCGAAATCTTGGCGCCCTCGGCCGGGTTGCGCAATACCATGCTGGTTATCGGCGCGGTGCTGCTGGCGCTTTCGACCCTTCTCAGCGTGCTCATTGCACGCACGATCACCCGGCCAATCGGCCGTTTGACCAGCGCGATGACCGATATTGCGGGCAATGATCTGGACAAGGCGGTACCGGGGCTGGAGCGCGCCGACGAGCTGGGCGACATGGCGCAGGCGGTGGAAGTGTTCCGCCAGAACGGGCAGCGCATCGCCCAATTGCGGGCCAGTGAAGACAGCATGAACGAAGAGCGCGCCGATCAAGCCCGCCGCATGCAGGCCTTGCAGGCCGATATCGATCGCGTGGTGGGCGCGGCCATTGAAGGGGATTTCACCTTGCGCGCCGAAACCGCGCTTTCGGACCCGGATCTCGAGCGCCTGGCCGGCAATATCAATGAATTGTTGGCGACGGTCGATAGGGGCATTGGTGAAACCGGCGAGGTTCTCTCGGCGCTGGCCAGGGCCGATCTCAGCTTGCGGGTCACCGGCGAATATAAGGGCGCCTTTGACAAGCTCAAGACGGACACCAATGGCGTCGCCGAGCAATTGGGCGAGATTATCGTGCAATTGCGCGAAACCTCGGGCGCGCTGCGGACGGCCACGGGAGAAATCCTGTCGGGCGCCAATGATTTGAGCGAGCGTACCACGCGCCAGGCCGCCACCATTGAGGAAACCTCGGCCACCATGGAGCAATTGCGCGACACCGTGGCGCAGAATGCCGTGGAGGCCGCCAATGCGAGCAAACAGGCCCAGACGGTGTCCGCCGATGCAGAGGCCAGCGGCTCGGTAATGGGCGAGGCCAATCAGGCCATGGGGCGCATTACCGCCTCCTCGGAGAAAATCTCCAATATTATCGGGCTGATCGACGATATCGCCTTCCAAACCAATCTACTGGCGCTCAACGCTTCGGTGGAGGCGGCACGGGCCGGAGAGGCAGGCAAGGGTTTCGCGGTGGTAGCGGTGGAAGTGCGGCGCCTGGCGCAAAATGCGGCCGAAGCCTCGTCCGAGGTCAAAGTGCTGATCGAGCAAAGCGCCAATGAGGTGCAGGGCGGCTCCAAGCTGGTGGCGCAGGCCGCCGAGCGGCTGATTGCGGTGCAGAGCGGGATCAGCGCCAATGCGCGGCTGCTCGAAGGCATGGCCCGGGCCAGCCGGGACCAGGCCTCGGCCATAGAGGAAGTCAATGTCGCGGTGCGCCAGCTGGACGAAATGACCCAGCACAATGCGGCGCTGGTGGAAGAGACCAATGCGGCGATCGAGCAGACCGAGGCGCAGGCAAGCGAACTGGACCGAGTGATCGGCTCGTTCACCCTGAGCGAGGCAAGCGCTGCACATAAAGCGGGCGTGGAGCCGGCAGAAACCGGAGCGCGCGCCTTATTGGGCGGGCTCAAACGGGCCGTGAACGGATTGGGCCGGCGCTAG
- a CDS encoding ROK family transcriptional regulator translates to MREQPEQDVFEPIVRGITQSGVRLANERAVLTLIAGIPGVSNADIARRSGLGPQTTARILADLEARDLIIRGEVLRGRRGQPATPYSLNPLGGFSLGVEIGWQHFEVLLQNITGQPVAVTRRSYDYPDPDTVFAEIAADVETVLSSLPNEQRSRLAGIGVTTPGNFGPLLVQLGAPKSVVDAWAGIDIGPRLALETALPAFWVNDGSAGAWRELMAFPTPRPKGIASFFVGAFVGGGIVSRGELMEGPYGNAADLGAIIVHDRVGRPAYLHLIASLHALVLRVADAGQSVPAGSPRRWDWRAIEPMVAAWLDDAGHGLAQAILTTTAMAEIDIVTLNGDLPEQILTRLLASTQAHLDALPVLLPHLPRLTAGLAGPSAAAFGAAQLLLFRRHFSRAWDLFDPEQDK, encoded by the coding sequence ATGCGTGAACAGCCTGAACAAGATGTCTTCGAGCCAATCGTGCGCGGCATTACCCAATCGGGGGTGCGGCTGGCCAATGAACGCGCCGTCTTGACCTTGATTGCAGGCATTCCGGGCGTTTCCAATGCCGACATTGCCCGGCGCTCCGGGCTTGGGCCGCAGACCACGGCGCGCATCCTGGCCGATCTTGAAGCGCGCGATCTCATCATTCGCGGCGAGGTATTGCGCGGGCGGCGCGGGCAACCCGCCACCCCCTATAGCCTTAACCCTCTGGGCGGTTTTTCGCTCGGCGTGGAAATCGGCTGGCAGCATTTCGAGGTGCTGCTGCAAAACATCACCGGCCAGCCGGTTGCCGTCACCCGGCGCAGCTACGACTATCCCGATCCCGATACGGTCTTTGCCGAGATCGCGGCTGATGTCGAAACCGTATTGTCCAGCCTGCCCAATGAGCAGCGCAGCCGCCTGGCGGGCATTGGCGTCACCACGCCGGGCAATTTCGGCCCCCTGCTTGTCCAGCTCGGCGCCCCCAAAAGCGTCGTCGATGCCTGGGCCGGCATCGATATCGGACCGCGCCTGGCGCTGGAAACCGCACTGCCGGCATTCTGGGTCAATGATGGCAGCGCCGGCGCCTGGCGCGAACTAATGGCCTTTCCCACCCCCCGTCCCAAGGGCATTGCGAGCTTCTTTGTCGGCGCCTTTGTGGGGGGCGGCATCGTGTCCCGGGGCGAATTGATGGAGGGGCCCTACGGCAATGCCGCCGATCTGGGCGCCATCATCGTTCATGACCGGGTCGGCCGCCCGGCCTATCTGCACCTGATCGCCTCGCTCCACGCCCTGGTGCTGCGGGTGGCCGATGCAGGCCAGAGCGTGCCGGCCGGTTCGCCCCGCCGGTGGGACTGGCGGGCCATCGAACCCATGGTGGCGGCCTGGCTGGACGATGCCGGCCACGGCTTGGCGCAGGCCATCCTGACCACCACCGCCATGGCCGAAATCGACATCGTCACCCTAAATGGCGATCTGCCCGAACAGATTCTGACCCGGCTCCTGGCCTCCACCCAGGCCCATCTCGATGCCCTGCCGGTCCTGTTGCCGCATCTGCCAAGGCTGACCGCGGGTCTGGCCGGCCCGTCGGCGGCCGCATTCGGTGCGGCGCAATTGCTGCTGTTCCGCCGGCATTTCTCCCGCGCCTGGGATTTGTTCGACCCCGAACAGGACAAATAG
- a CDS encoding EAL domain-containing protein has translation MQALVYSFIALSAAGLGALAYFGLTFTPANAILVAVVFACACFVLMERVLRQRAENRLERAIEDLSRLLATDAQAGAVLGQRINAIADLNPGQRLETVEADISVLGTVIRQVAEAVAEVEDKVAQANARSSANPKSADTRMIAAPPPAPAAPAAASEPEPVIPLEVLRQAIEENRLIHHIQPVVRLPQRRAVAYDLVPRLMLEDGELADAPDFVPRRGGKDIVRLIEGAGLAEAVAIARRSRTAGQPAMLHIPLSRASLGDDGAVEQVLATLDANRAIAGALTFLVSEAQWLELTTRERAIVEQMTRKGAGFSIARMHSLRVDIADMAALGVRSMRVDAARFIAAPDKFTDFHMSDIADYMARFEVSLLATGIANERQIVELLDNDIVLVQGDYIAAPGPIRNDLLLEPARAAGQQLRRAEL, from the coding sequence GTGCAGGCACTTGTATATTCATTCATTGCGCTTTCCGCCGCTGGACTGGGGGCCTTGGCCTATTTCGGCCTGACCTTCACGCCGGCCAATGCGATTCTGGTTGCGGTGGTCTTTGCCTGCGCCTGCTTCGTATTGATGGAGCGCGTCCTGCGCCAGCGTGCCGAAAATCGCCTCGAGCGCGCCATTGAGGATCTCTCGCGGCTCCTGGCTACCGATGCGCAGGCCGGGGCTGTGCTCGGTCAGCGGATCAACGCCATAGCCGATCTCAATCCCGGCCAGCGCCTCGAGACCGTCGAAGCCGATATTTCGGTCCTGGGCACCGTCATCCGGCAGGTCGCCGAGGCCGTGGCCGAAGTCGAAGACAAGGTTGCACAGGCCAATGCCAGGTCCTCGGCCAACCCGAAATCGGCCGATACCCGCATGATTGCGGCACCACCGCCCGCCCCGGCGGCGCCCGCCGCCGCCTCTGAACCCGAACCCGTCATTCCGCTCGAAGTCCTGCGCCAGGCCATCGAGGAAAATCGCCTCATCCACCACATTCAGCCTGTGGTGCGCCTGCCGCAGCGCCGGGCCGTGGCCTACGACCTCGTCCCCAGGCTGATGCTGGAAGATGGCGAACTGGCCGATGCGCCCGATTTCGTGCCCCGCCGCGGCGGCAAGGATATTGTCAGGCTCATCGAGGGCGCCGGACTGGCCGAGGCGGTCGCCATTGCCCGCCGCTCCCGCACGGCCGGTCAGCCGGCCATGCTGCATATTCCGCTCTCGCGCGCCAGTCTGGGCGACGATGGCGCGGTGGAACAGGTTCTGGCCACACTCGACGCCAACCGGGCCATCGCCGGCGCGTTGACCTTCCTGGTCAGTGAGGCGCAATGGCTCGAACTGACAACGCGCGAGCGCGCCATAGTTGAGCAGATGACGCGCAAGGGCGCCGGTTTCTCCATTGCGCGCATGCATTCGCTGCGCGTCGATATCGCCGATATGGCGGCGCTGGGCGTGCGATCCATGCGCGTCGACGCCGCCCGTTTCATCGCCGCGCCCGACAAGTTCACCGATTTCCACATGTCCGACATCGCGGACTATATGGCCCGTTTCGAGGTGTCACTGCTGGCGACCGGCATTGCCAATGAACGGCAGATCGTCGAGCTGCTCGACAACGACATCGTCCTGGTTCAGGGCGACTACATTGCCGCCCCGGGTCCCATACGCAACGACCTTCTGCTGGAACCGGCCCGCGCCGCGGGCCAGCAATTGCGGCGCGCCGAGCTCTAG